The proteins below come from a single Streptomyces sp. B3I8 genomic window:
- a CDS encoding DUF1416 domain-containing protein codes for MCGAKAGGPDASTIKPGETTIQGQVTRDGEPVTGYVRLLDSTGEFTAEVPTSATGQFRFYAAEGTWTVRALVPGGSADRTVVAQQGGLAEVAIAV; via the coding sequence ATGTGCGGAGCGAAGGCCGGCGGCCCGGACGCCTCGACGATCAAGCCCGGTGAGACCACCATCCAGGGCCAGGTGACCCGCGACGGCGAGCCGGTGACCGGTTACGTCCGGCTGCTGGACTCGACCGGCGAGTTCACCGCGGAGGTCCCCACCTCCGCGACGGGACAGTTCCGGTTCTACGCGGCCGAGGGCACCTGGACCGTACGGGCCCTGGTCCCCGGCGGCAGCGCGGACCGCACGGTCGTCGCCCAGCAGGGCGGCCTCGCGGAGGTCGCGATCGCGGTCTGA
- a CDS encoding GNAT family N-acetyltransferase — translation MTTPRTLVVRPVTTADIPDWLTALKTVFLRTTDPLGADAQPEALAERMEPIDPARTLGAFDDTAPHPCVATFRSFPQELTAVGGTAVPADAISNVGVLPTHRRRGLLSRMMAHDLAAAKERGDVVATLVPTEYPIYGRFGFGPATHTAEWTVEVPRSGLDPRWSAPEDGGRIDLVDGADVRKLGPGLHDRLRAAQPGAVDRSDLWWRAATGLVRFGRPWTEPFHATFHSASGELEGLVTYTCDDEWGGGTQPQATVQVSRLIATTPAAERALWHHLCSIDLVTRVRSGHRAPDDLLPHLLPDPRAARLTTLADHLWVRILDVVRALEARTYEGEGTLVLEVVDGGGLAGGRYRLEAGADGAHCAETTEDPDLTLAVGDLAPLWLGDESAARLAALGRVRERREGAARMADALLRTSRRPWCPDIF, via the coding sequence ATGACCACGCCCCGCACCCTCGTCGTCCGCCCCGTCACCACCGCGGACATCCCCGACTGGCTCACGGCGTTGAAGACCGTCTTCCTCCGCACCACGGACCCCCTCGGCGCCGACGCCCAGCCGGAGGCCCTGGCCGAGCGCATGGAGCCGATAGACCCCGCCCGCACCCTCGGCGCCTTCGACGACACGGCGCCCCACCCCTGTGTCGCCACGTTCCGCTCCTTCCCCCAGGAGCTCACGGCCGTGGGCGGCACCGCCGTCCCCGCCGACGCGATCAGCAATGTCGGCGTCCTCCCCACCCACCGCCGCCGCGGCCTGCTGAGCCGCATGATGGCCCACGACCTGGCCGCCGCGAAGGAGCGCGGCGACGTCGTCGCCACCCTGGTCCCCACCGAGTACCCGATCTACGGCCGCTTCGGCTTCGGCCCCGCCACCCACACCGCCGAGTGGACGGTCGAGGTCCCCCGCTCCGGCCTGGACCCCCGGTGGTCCGCACCCGAGGACGGCGGCCGGATCGACCTCGTCGACGGCGCGGACGTCCGCAAGCTCGGCCCCGGTCTGCACGACCGCCTGCGCGCCGCCCAGCCCGGCGCGGTCGACCGGTCCGACCTCTGGTGGCGCGCCGCCACGGGCCTCGTACGGTTCGGCCGGCCCTGGACGGAGCCGTTCCACGCCACCTTTCACTCGGCGTCCGGCGAGCTGGAGGGGCTGGTGACGTACACGTGCGACGACGAGTGGGGCGGTGGCACGCAGCCTCAGGCCACCGTCCAGGTCAGCCGGCTGATCGCGACGACCCCGGCCGCCGAGCGCGCCCTGTGGCACCACCTCTGCTCGATCGACTTGGTGACCCGGGTCCGCAGCGGCCACCGCGCCCCCGACGACCTGCTGCCGCACCTCCTGCCCGACCCGCGCGCCGCCCGCCTCACCACCCTCGCCGACCACCTGTGGGTGCGGATCCTGGACGTCGTACGGGCCCTGGAGGCGCGGACGTACGAGGGGGAGGGGACGCTCGTCCTGGAGGTGGTCGACGGCGGTGGCCTGGCCGGCGGCCGCTACCGGCTGGAGGCGGGCGCGGACGGCGCCCACTGCGCGGAGACGACCGAGGACCCCGACCTGACCCTGGCCGTCGGCGACCTGGCGCCGCTCTGGCTCGGCGACGAGTCAGCCGCCCGGCTCGCCGCGCTGGGCAGGGTCCGGGAACGGCGAGAGGGCGCCGCCCGAATGGCCGACGCCCTGCTGCGCACGTCCCGGCGACCGTGGTGCCCGGACATCTTCTGA
- a CDS encoding HAD family hydrolase, with protein sequence MVRRPLGNHHVGPDTLLVTPETTQSETTQSETTRGETTHSEPAHSETTRTGPVTTETENVRQLVTRARFVLWDFDGPICRLFAGHPADVVAREMRDWLGHQGLLHLLTEEEQRAADPHVILRAVDERHPGSDLVTALEELLTHHELLAVPSARPTPYADPVIRTWTAVGARLAVTTNNSARTATAYLTTRGLLGCFAPHMYGRTHELHQLKPDPHHLNRALGALGAAPEDALMIGDSPSDAQAAAHAGVPFLGYARNDDKEKALRTADATTIVAALDQVLEVLRTM encoded by the coding sequence GTGGTTCGACGCCCTCTGGGAAACCATCACGTCGGACCTGACACTCTCCTAGTGACTCCTGAAACGACGCAGAGCGAGACGACGCAGAGCGAGACGACGCGAGGCGAGACGACGCACAGCGAACCGGCGCACAGCGAGACGACGCGGACTGGTCCGGTGACAACGGAGACCGAGAACGTCCGACAACTGGTCACCCGTGCCCGTTTCGTGCTGTGGGACTTCGACGGGCCGATCTGCAGGCTCTTCGCGGGGCACCCGGCGGACGTCGTGGCGCGGGAGATGCGCGACTGGCTGGGGCATCAGGGCCTGCTCCACCTGTTGACCGAGGAGGAGCAGCGGGCCGCCGACCCGCACGTCATCCTCCGGGCGGTCGACGAACGCCACCCGGGCAGCGATCTCGTCACGGCGCTCGAGGAGTTGCTCACGCACCACGAACTCCTCGCCGTCCCCAGCGCGCGGCCGACGCCGTACGCCGACCCGGTGATACGCACCTGGACCGCGGTCGGCGCCCGGCTCGCGGTCACCACCAACAACTCCGCGCGCACGGCCACGGCCTACCTGACCACCCGCGGCCTGCTCGGCTGTTTCGCCCCGCACATGTACGGACGTACGCACGAGCTCCATCAGCTCAAGCCGGACCCGCACCACCTCAACCGCGCCCTCGGCGCCCTCGGCGCGGCCCCCGAGGACGCCCTGATGATCGGCGACAGCCCCTCCGACGCCCAGGCCGCCGCCCACGCGGGCGTCCCCTTCCTCGGCTACGCCCGCAACGACGACAAGGAGAAGGCCCTGCGCACGGCGGACGCCACCACGATCGTCGCCGCCCTCGACCAGGTCCTGGAAGTTCTGCGGACGATGTGA
- a CDS encoding folate-binding protein YgfZ, producing the protein MKSPLLSLPGAVPAEGVDEGVAAHYGDLFREQRALADGTGFVDLSHRGVVTVTGEDRLSWLHLLLTQHVSDLPAHQATEALILSPHGHIEHALYLVDDGETTWAHIEPGTQEALLAYLESMKFFYRVEAADRTGDYAVVHQPAGSIAEVPDGVVVRETPYGRELFLPRGDLEAYAAGHGPAAGLLAYEALRVEHHRPRLGFETDHRTIPHELGWIETAVHLQKGCYRGQETVARVHNLGKPPRRLVFLHLDGSEVHLPPQGTELRLAADGPDGRKIGFITTSVRHHELGPVALALVKRNVPVDAPLLADSTAAAQETVVEP; encoded by the coding sequence ATGAAGAGCCCTCTGCTGTCCCTGCCAGGCGCCGTCCCCGCCGAGGGCGTGGACGAAGGCGTCGCCGCCCATTACGGCGACCTGTTCCGCGAGCAGCGTGCCCTCGCCGACGGCACCGGTTTTGTGGACCTCTCCCACCGCGGCGTCGTCACGGTCACCGGCGAGGACCGGCTGAGCTGGCTGCACCTGCTGCTCACCCAGCACGTCAGCGACCTCCCCGCGCACCAGGCCACCGAGGCGCTCATCCTCTCCCCGCACGGCCACATCGAACACGCGCTCTACCTGGTCGACGACGGTGAGACCACCTGGGCGCACATCGAACCCGGCACCCAGGAGGCGCTGCTCGCCTATCTGGAGTCGATGAAGTTCTTCTACCGGGTCGAGGCCGCCGACCGCACCGGCGACTACGCCGTCGTCCACCAGCCCGCCGGTTCCATCGCCGAGGTGCCGGACGGCGTCGTCGTACGCGAGACGCCGTACGGGCGCGAGCTGTTCCTGCCCCGGGGCGACCTGGAGGCGTACGCCGCCGGGCACGGGCCGGCCGCCGGGCTGCTGGCGTACGAGGCGCTGCGCGTGGAGCACCACCGCCCGCGCCTCGGCTTCGAGACCGACCACCGCACCATCCCGCACGAGCTGGGCTGGATCGAGACCGCCGTCCATCTGCAGAAGGGCTGCTACCGGGGCCAGGAGACGGTCGCCCGGGTGCACAACCTGGGCAAGCCGCCGCGCCGGCTGGTCTTCCTGCACCTCGACGGCAGCGAGGTGCACCTGCCGCCGCAGGGCACGGAGCTGCGCCTGGCCGCGGACGGGCCCGACGGCCGCAAGATCGGCTTCATCACCACATCCGTACGCCACCACGAGCTGGGTCCGGTCGCGCTCGCCCTGGTCAAGCGGAACGTCCCCGTCGACGCGCCGCTGCTCGCCGACTCGACGGCGGCGGCGCAGGAGACGGTCGTCGAACCCTGA
- the dtd gene encoding D-aminoacyl-tRNA deacylase: MRAVVQRVDGAEVVVDGETVGAIEGEGLCVLVGVTHEDTKEKAAQLARKLWTLRMLGEERSCSDIDAPLLVVSQFTLYGDARKGRRPTWNAAAPGDVAEPLVDEVVARLRELGATVATGRFGARMRVSLTNDGPFTVLLEI, translated from the coding sequence ATGCGAGCGGTGGTGCAGAGGGTGGACGGCGCCGAGGTCGTCGTGGACGGCGAGACGGTCGGCGCGATCGAGGGCGAGGGGCTGTGCGTCCTGGTGGGGGTGACCCACGAGGACACCAAGGAGAAGGCGGCGCAGCTGGCCCGCAAGCTCTGGACGCTGCGGATGCTGGGCGAGGAGAGGTCGTGCAGCGACATCGACGCGCCGCTGCTGGTCGTCAGCCAGTTCACGCTGTACGGCGACGCCCGCAAGGGGCGCCGCCCGACGTGGAACGCGGCGGCGCCCGGGGACGTCGCCGAACCGCTGGTCGACGAAGTCGTCGCCCGCCTCAGGGAATTGGGGGCGACGGTGGCGACGGGCCGGTTCGGGGCCCGCATGCGGGTGTCGCTGACGAACGACGGCCCGTTCACCGTCCTGCTGGAGATCTGA
- a CDS encoding winged helix-turn-helix domain-containing protein — translation MVVSQQNAERAEKRSPQEIADALRERIRAGELKAGDRLPTQARLADEFGVERGVVRQALRVLQEDGLLSNVSKGSPPRVAEAATPALDAPRPTMVALAPRLVEAFSSPHVRVDAACLTAETLMVALGEPVRMIHEGRLRPHSIDVRILLPSREIDLAFPVPVDGRGGDDAVHRRWLAQRNAQGHVLQHNLLSLRSTHGIDVQVRFRALPFTPPMKLYLLNGGEALIAYYMLTRRAEEMESGMTEMYDALGSQSLLFSFEKRTGHRDSAFVDQSQLWFDALWETITSDLTLS, via the coding sequence TTGGTCGTGTCCCAGCAGAATGCCGAGCGAGCCGAGAAGCGCTCGCCCCAGGAGATCGCCGACGCGTTGCGGGAACGTATCCGCGCCGGCGAGCTGAAGGCGGGCGACCGGCTGCCCACCCAGGCCAGGTTGGCCGACGAGTTCGGGGTGGAGCGCGGCGTCGTCCGCCAGGCCCTGCGCGTGCTCCAGGAGGACGGCCTGCTGAGCAACGTCAGCAAGGGCAGCCCGCCGCGCGTCGCCGAGGCCGCGACGCCGGCCCTGGACGCGCCCCGGCCGACCATGGTGGCCCTGGCCCCGCGTCTGGTGGAGGCGTTCTCCTCACCGCACGTCCGGGTCGACGCGGCGTGCCTGACCGCCGAGACGCTGATGGTGGCGCTCGGCGAGCCGGTCCGCATGATCCACGAGGGGCGGCTCCGTCCCCACTCCATCGACGTCCGCATCCTGCTGCCGTCCCGCGAGATCGACCTGGCGTTCCCGGTCCCGGTCGACGGCCGTGGCGGGGACGACGCCGTCCACAGGCGCTGGCTGGCCCAGCGCAACGCCCAGGGCCACGTCCTCCAGCACAACCTGCTGTCCCTGCGCTCCACCCACGGCATCGACGTCCAGGTCCGCTTCCGCGCCCTGCCGTTCACGCCGCCGATGAAGCTGTACCTGCTCAACGGCGGGGAAGCCCTGATCGCGTACTACATGCTGACCCGCCGCGCGGAGGAGATGGAGAGCGGCATGACGGAGATGTACGACGCCCTGGGCTCCCAGTCCCTGCTGTTCTCCTTCGAGAAGCGCACCGGGCATCGGGACTCGGCCTTCGTCGACCAGTCCCAGTTGTGGTTCGACGCCCTCTGGGAAACCATCACGTCGGACCTGACACTCTCCTAG
- a CDS encoding Fur family transcriptional regulator produces the protein MVATDWKSDLRQRGYRLTPQRQLVLEAVDTLEHATPDDILAEVRRTASGVNISTVYRTLELLEELELVSHAHLGHGAPTYHLADRHHHLHLVCRDCTDVIEADVGVAAEFTAKLRAEFGFDTDMKHFAIFGRCEACTRRAQAGRPAEK, from the coding sequence GTGGTAGCCACCGACTGGAAATCCGATCTGCGGCAGCGCGGTTACCGGCTGACGCCGCAGCGCCAGCTCGTGCTCGAAGCGGTCGACACCCTGGAGCACGCGACTCCGGACGACATCCTGGCCGAGGTGCGCAGGACGGCCTCGGGGGTGAACATCTCGACGGTCTACCGGACCCTCGAGCTGCTGGAGGAGCTGGAGCTCGTCTCGCACGCGCACCTGGGGCACGGGGCGCCGACCTACCACCTCGCCGACCGGCACCATCACCTGCACCTGGTGTGCCGGGACTGCACCGACGTCATCGAGGCGGACGTCGGGGTGGCCGCCGAGTTCACCGCAAAGCTGCGCGCCGAGTTCGGGTTCGACACCGACATGAAGCACTTCGCGATCTTCGGCCGCTGCGAGGCGTGCACGCGCCGGGCGCAGGCCGGGCGTCCGGCGGAGAAGTGA
- a CDS encoding VOC family protein: MAARIDLTLDCADATLLAEFWRTALGYVDEPPPAPFATREEWLAQFDDLSEDDSADDAAWLCDPEGVGPRLSILTVPEPKTAKNRLHLDIRVPGHGGPAERWARIRAESERLVRAGGVVLAEAEGHHVVMADPEGNEFCVAAAPA, from the coding sequence ATGGCAGCCAGAATCGATCTGACCCTCGACTGTGCGGACGCGACGCTCCTCGCCGAGTTCTGGAGGACGGCCCTCGGCTACGTGGACGAGCCGCCGCCCGCTCCCTTCGCGACGCGCGAGGAGTGGCTCGCGCAGTTCGACGACCTCTCCGAGGACGATTCCGCGGACGACGCCGCATGGCTCTGCGATCCCGAGGGCGTCGGTCCCCGGCTGAGCATCCTCACGGTGCCCGAGCCGAAGACCGCGAAGAACCGGCTGCATCTCGACATCCGGGTGCCGGGGCACGGCGGCCCCGCCGAGAGGTGGGCGCGGATCAGGGCCGAGTCCGAGCGGCTGGTCCGGGCGGGCGGGGTCGTGCTGGCGGAGGCCGAGGGGCACCACGTGGTGATGGCCGATCCGGAGGGCAACGAGTTCTGCGTCGCCGCCGCGCCGGCCTGA
- a CDS encoding sulfurtransferase: MSRSDVLVDADWVQAHLDDPNVAVVEVDEDTAAYDKNHIKNAIRIDWTKDLQDPVRRDFIDQEGFEKLLSAKGIANDTTVVLYGGNNNWFASYAYWYFKLYGHQDVKLLDGGRKKWELDSRDLVDGSEVPNRPATQYKAKPQDASIRAFRDDVVDAIGSKNLVDVRSPDEFSGKLLAPAHLPQEQSQRPGHVPTAANIPWSKNANDDGTFKSDDELKELYTAENVDLAKDTIAYCRIGERSALTWFVLHELLGQENVKNYDGSWTEYGSLVGVPIELGTGK, translated from the coding sequence ATGAGCCGCAGCGACGTACTGGTCGACGCCGACTGGGTCCAGGCGCACCTGGACGACCCGAACGTGGCCGTCGTCGAGGTCGACGAGGACACCGCCGCGTACGACAAGAACCACATCAAGAACGCGATCCGCATCGACTGGACCAAGGACCTGCAGGACCCGGTCCGTCGGGACTTCATCGACCAGGAGGGCTTCGAGAAGCTCCTGTCGGCCAAGGGCATCGCCAACGACACCACCGTCGTGCTCTACGGCGGCAACAACAACTGGTTCGCCTCGTACGCGTACTGGTACTTCAAGCTGTACGGCCACCAGGACGTCAAGCTCCTCGACGGCGGCCGCAAGAAGTGGGAGCTGGACTCGCGCGACCTGGTCGACGGCTCCGAGGTCCCGAACCGCCCGGCGACCCAGTACAAGGCCAAGCCGCAGGACGCCTCGATCCGCGCCTTCCGCGACGACGTCGTCGACGCGATCGGCTCGAAGAACCTCGTCGACGTGCGCTCGCCCGACGAGTTCTCCGGCAAGCTGCTCGCCCCGGCCCACCTGCCGCAGGAGCAGTCGCAGCGCCCGGGCCACGTCCCGACGGCCGCGAACATCCCGTGGTCGAAGAACGCCAACGACGACGGCACGTTCAAGTCGGACGACGAGCTCAAGGAGCTCTACACCGCCGAGAACGTGGACCTCGCCAAGGACACCATCGCCTACTGCCGCATCGGTGAGCGCTCCGCGCTCACCTGGTTCGTGCTGCACGAGCTGCTCGGCCAGGAGAACGTCAAGAACTACGACGGTTCCTGGACGGAGTACGGCTCCCTCGTCGGCGTGCCGATCGAGCTCGGCACCGGCAAGTAA
- a CDS encoding FABP family protein: MIEIPSDLHKGLVPLAFLLGNWAGAGVHDFPGSEKCNFGQEVSFTHDGRDFLEYHSRSWVLDGEGNKVRPLETESGFWRIDADRKVEVTMVRDDGVVEIWYGELAAKKPQVDVVTDAVARTAASGPYTGGKRLYGYVNSDLMWVGEKQTPDVELRPYMSAHLKKVVSPEDVERWAKALPEDMPDDGIAFFK, from the coding sequence ATGATCGAAATCCCGTCCGACCTCCACAAGGGCCTCGTCCCGCTCGCCTTCCTGCTCGGCAACTGGGCCGGCGCGGGCGTGCACGACTTCCCCGGCTCCGAGAAGTGCAACTTCGGCCAGGAGGTCTCCTTCACCCACGACGGCCGGGACTTCCTGGAGTACCACTCGCGCAGCTGGGTGCTGGACGGCGAGGGCAACAAGGTGCGGCCGCTGGAGACGGAGTCCGGCTTCTGGCGGATCGACGCCGACCGCAAGGTCGAGGTCACCATGGTCCGCGACGACGGTGTCGTCGAGATCTGGTACGGCGAACTGGCCGCCAAGAAGCCGCAGGTCGACGTGGTCACCGACGCCGTGGCCCGCACCGCCGCCTCCGGCCCGTACACCGGCGGCAAGCGGCTGTACGGGTACGTCAACAGCGATCTGATGTGGGTCGGCGAGAAGCAGACCCCCGACGTCGAGCTGCGCCCGTACATGTCGGCCCACCTGAAGAAGGTCGTCTCCCCGGAGGACGTCGAGCGCTGGGCCAAGGCTCTGCCCGAGGACATGCCGGACGACGGGATCGCGTTCTTCAAGTGA
- a CDS encoding DsrE family protein: MAKKLVIKVTAGADAPERCSQAFTVAAVAVASGVDVSLWLTGESAWFAVPGRAAEFELPHAAPLPALIESVMAAGRITLCTQCAARRDLTEKDLIEGIRIAGAQVFVQEAMADETQALVY, translated from the coding sequence ATGGCGAAGAAGCTCGTGATCAAGGTGACCGCAGGGGCCGACGCGCCCGAGCGCTGCTCGCAGGCGTTCACCGTGGCGGCCGTGGCCGTGGCCAGTGGTGTGGACGTGTCGCTCTGGCTGACCGGCGAGTCCGCGTGGTTCGCGGTGCCGGGGCGGGCGGCGGAGTTCGAACTGCCGCACGCCGCGCCGCTGCCCGCCCTGATCGAGTCGGTCATGGCGGCGGGCCGCATCACGCTGTGCACGCAGTGCGCCGCCCGCCGGGACCTCACGGAGAAGGACCTCATCGAGGGCATCCGGATCGCGGGCGCACAGGTGTTCGTGCAGGAGGCGATGGCGGACGAGACGCAGGCGCTCGTCTACTGA
- a CDS encoding aminoglycoside phosphotransferase family protein: protein MSSERVSSPARDRAAEMSGHPSAVEGPLEGYHHETYVIPLPEAVAGGEAGRGKCRSPRENLLWFDRRCFRSEERLLLALRGHMDGAAVPRVYTVADETFLQEFIEGRTLGDLYPSGEPVPDAIVDQIFVLFEKLADIAPGDLSVERRCTPDDRSDDHDCAGFLERLVLFAEERVYRYNRPRLGTLFAELGLGDGCFGALRERVAGLRPRRFCLLHADLHRENFVVDAGGRLWTIDWELAMFGDPLYDLATHLHLMRYPRWQHRLVAKRWAQVMEERWAGSIWEGGTEGWEEDLEKLLDFKRAQSVFTDVVRATEFLTRGPGHGDGVLTREARRVHSVLTAAERPLRLPGVPSPERIAAALERTVRGRSAVLERPAIPGRGGAA from the coding sequence ATGTCATCCGAACGAGTCTCCTCTCCCGCGCGGGACCGCGCCGCCGAGATGAGCGGCCACCCGAGCGCGGTCGAGGGGCCGCTCGAGGGCTACCACCACGAGACGTATGTGATCCCGCTGCCCGAGGCGGTGGCCGGCGGGGAAGCGGGGCGTGGCAAGTGCCGGTCGCCGCGGGAGAACCTGCTCTGGTTCGACCGCCGCTGTTTCCGGTCCGAGGAGCGGCTGCTGCTCGCGCTGCGCGGGCACATGGACGGGGCAGCGGTCCCCCGCGTCTACACGGTCGCGGACGAGACGTTCCTCCAGGAGTTCATCGAGGGACGGACGCTCGGGGACCTGTACCCCTCCGGGGAGCCGGTGCCCGACGCCATCGTCGACCAGATCTTCGTCCTGTTCGAGAAGCTGGCGGACATCGCCCCGGGCGACCTGTCCGTCGAGCGCAGGTGCACCCCGGACGACCGCTCCGACGACCACGACTGCGCGGGCTTCCTGGAGCGGCTCGTCCTCTTCGCCGAGGAGCGCGTCTACCGGTACAACCGTCCGCGCCTCGGCACTCTTTTTGCCGAACTCGGCCTGGGCGACGGCTGTTTCGGTGCACTGCGGGAGCGCGTCGCGGGGCTGAGGCCGCGCCGCTTCTGTCTGCTCCACGCGGATCTGCACCGCGAGAACTTCGTCGTGGACGCGGGCGGCCGCCTGTGGACCATCGACTGGGAACTGGCGATGTTCGGCGACCCCCTCTACGACCTCGCGACCCACCTTCACCTCATGCGCTACCCGCGCTGGCAGCACCGGTTGGTCGCCAAGCGGTGGGCCCAGGTGATGGAGGAGCGCTGGGCGGGGTCGATCTGGGAGGGCGGGACGGAGGGCTGGGAGGAGGACCTGGAGAAGCTGCTCGACTTCAAGCGGGCGCAGTCCGTGTTCACGGACGTCGTCCGCGCCACCGAGTTCCTCACCCGCGGCCCGGGCCACGGCGACGGCGTCCTCACCCGGGAGGCCCGCCGGGTCCACTCCGTTCTCACCGCCGCCGAGCGCCCCCTCCGGCTTCCCGGCGTCCCCTCCCCGGAACGCATCGCTGCGGCCCTGGAGCGCACGGTCCGGGGGCGGTCGGCGGTCCTGGAACGGCCGGCAATCCCGGGGCGCGGGGGCGCTGCGTAG
- a CDS encoding TetR/AcrR family transcriptional regulator, with translation MYQEVSETAIAMFLERGFDAVSVAEVAAAAEISKPTLFRYFPTKEDLVLHRFADHETEPARIVAARGEGTSPVAALRARFLDGLDRRDPVTGLNDHPAVLDFHRLLYGTPALAARLHGYLERSEAALAEALGSGLDARLAAAQIIAVQRVLALENWRRMAAGERADEVHGDAVTAAGRAFDRLDGGPGLGYSVKNVTR, from the coding sequence ATGTACCAGGAGGTGTCCGAGACCGCGATCGCGATGTTCCTGGAGAGGGGGTTCGACGCGGTGTCCGTCGCGGAGGTGGCCGCGGCGGCGGAGATCTCCAAGCCGACGCTGTTCCGGTACTTCCCCACCAAGGAGGACCTGGTCCTGCACCGGTTCGCCGACCACGAGACGGAGCCGGCCCGTATCGTCGCCGCCCGCGGCGAGGGCACCTCGCCCGTCGCCGCGCTGCGTGCCCGCTTCCTCGACGGCCTCGACCGTCGCGACCCCGTCACCGGGCTCAACGATCACCCCGCCGTCCTGGACTTCCACCGCCTCCTCTACGGCACCCCCGCCCTGGCCGCCCGCCTCCACGGCTACCTCGAACGTTCCGAGGCCGCACTTGCCGAAGCCCTCGGCTCCGGCCTCGACGCCCGGCTGGCCGCCGCCCAGATCATCGCCGTGCAGCGGGTGCTGGCCCTGGAGAACTGGCGGCGGATGGCGGCGGGGGAGCGGGCGGACGAGGTCCACGGGGACGCCGTCACCGCGGCCGGGCGCGCGTTCGACCGGCTCGACGGCGGTCCGGGTCTCGGCTACTCGGTTAAAAACGTTACTCGGTAA
- a CDS encoding winged helix-turn-helix domain-containing protein encodes MTPEHAPERPEHAPGTVPADGRKKPPGSRRRAREVADALRARIGSGQLRPGARMPTQAALAEEFGTERGTVRQALRILQSEGLLAGVSRGSPATVAPGAGRAPDGPTASTPRPTTVALAPRISAAFAAPHVEIDALCLTSISLTLAVGEPLRQIHAGRIKPAKVDVRVLLPRRDIPLAFPTPVAAAGTDASAAASAAVADNEVHRRWLAQRNAQCQVLQHNLLSLRSTHGIDARVTFRALPFTPPVKLYLLNGAEALFAYYTVRRREAEIDHTALQMYDAEGTQAVLFPFARGDGARDTTFVEQSRRWFDALWETISSDLDLTASAR; translated from the coding sequence GTGACGCCGGAACACGCTCCGGAACGACCCGAACACGCGCCGGGCACCGTCCCCGCCGACGGGCGGAAGAAGCCCCCGGGCTCCCGGCGCCGCGCGCGCGAGGTGGCCGACGCGCTGCGCGCCCGGATCGGCTCGGGTCAACTGCGCCCCGGCGCGCGCATGCCCACGCAGGCGGCGCTGGCCGAGGAGTTCGGAACCGAGCGCGGCACTGTGCGGCAGGCCCTGCGCATCCTGCAGTCGGAGGGTCTGCTCGCGGGTGTCTCCCGGGGCAGCCCGGCGACCGTCGCGCCGGGCGCCGGGCGGGCGCCGGACGGCCCGACCGCCTCCACGCCCCGGCCCACCACGGTCGCCCTCGCCCCGCGCATCTCGGCCGCCTTCGCCGCGCCCCACGTGGAGATCGACGCGCTGTGTCTGACGTCGATCTCGCTGACCCTGGCCGTGGGAGAGCCGTTGCGCCAGATCCACGCGGGGCGCATCAAACCGGCCAAGGTCGACGTGCGGGTGCTGCTGCCCCGCCGGGACATCCCGCTCGCCTTCCCCACGCCGGTGGCCGCCGCCGGCACCGACGCGAGCGCCGCCGCCTCCGCTGCCGTCGCCGACAACGAGGTGCACCGCCGCTGGCTGGCCCAGCGCAACGCGCAGTGCCAGGTGCTCCAGCACAACCTGCTGTCCCTGCGCAGCACCCACGGCATCGACGCACGCGTCACCTTCCGGGCCCTGCCGTTCACCCCGCCGGTGAAGCTGTACCTGCTCAACGGCGCCGAGGCGCTGTTCGCGTACTACACGGTGCGGCGGCGCGAGGCCGAGATCGACCACACGGCCCTGCAGATGTACGACGCGGAGGGCACGCAGGCCGTGCTGTTCCCGTTCGCGCGGGGCGACGGGGCCCGGGACACGACCTTCGTCGAGCAGTCCCGCCGGTGGTTCGACGCCCTGTGGGAGACGATCAGTTCGGACCTGGACCTCACAGCGTCGGCCCGGTGA